Below is a window of Defluviimonas sp. SAOS-178_SWC DNA.
CTAGCGCCGCCGACCGGGAAACGGTTCGGCGGCGCTGTCCATGAAAGAGACTGGTATGGCATCTGCTGCAGAGCAAATGGCGGCGAACCTGAGCTGGGGGGCCCTCGGCAAGGCCACCGATCTTCGCCAACGCATCTTCTTCACCCTCGGTCTGCTGATCGTCTACCGTCTTGGCACCTATATCCCGGTGCCGGGGATCGACGCAGAGGCGCTCAGGAAGTTCATGGAAAGCGCCACTCAGGGCATCGGCGGCATGCTGCAGATGTTCACCGGCGGTGCGCTCGGCCGGATGGGGATCTTCGCCCTCGGCATCATGCCCTATATCTCCGCCTCGATCATCGTCCAGCTTCTGACGGCGATGGTTCCCGCGCTTGACCAGCTGAAGAAGGAAGGCGAGCAGGGTCGAAAGAAGATCAACCAGTATACCCGCTACGGCACGGTGGTTCTCGCCACGTTCCAGGCCTACGGCCTTGCCCGCAGCCTGGAGGCGGGAGATCTGGCGCACGATCCCGGGCTTTTCTTTCAGGCGGCGACCGTTGTTACCCTTGTCGGCGGGACGATGTTCCTGATGTGGCTTGGCGAGCAGATCACCGCCCGTGGCATCGGCAACGGCACCTCTCTCATCATCTTCGTCGGTATCGTGGCGGGCATCCCCGGCGCGCTGGCGCAGTTCTTCGAACAGGGCCGGATCGGAGCGATCTCCGCCCCGGTGATTATCGGCGTGATCCTGATGGTCATCGCGGTGATCGCCTTCGTTGTCTTCATGGAGCGGGCGCTGAGGAAGATCCATATTCAGTATCCGCGCCGGCAGGTCGGGATGAAGGTCTATGACGGCTCGTCCAGCCACCTGCCGATCAAGGTCAACCCGGCGGGCGTCATCCCCGCGATCTTCGCCTCGTCGCTGCTGCTGCTGCCGACCACGATCTCGACCTTCTCCGGCTCGCAGACCGGTCCGATCATGTCGACGATCCTGGCCTATTTCGGTCCAGGCCAGCCTCTCTACCTTCTGTTCTTCACGGCGATGATCGTCTTCTTCGCCTACTTCTACACTGCCAACGTGGCGTTCAAGTCGGATGACGTGGCAGAGAATCTGAAGAACCAGGGTGGCTTCATTCCCGGGATCCGTCCGGGCGCGAAGACGGTCGACTACCTCGACTACGTCGTGGCGCGGGTGCTCGTGGTGGGCTCGGCCTACCTTGCTGCCGTCTGCCTTCTGCCGGAGATCCTGCGCGCGCAACTCGCGGTTCCGTTCTATTTCGGCGGCACCTCGGTCCTGATCGTCGTCAGCGTGACGATGGACACGATCAACCAGATCCAGTCGCATCTCTTGGCGCATCAGTACGAAGGGCTTATTGAAAAGTCCCAGTTGCGCGGGAAAAAGCGCGGTGGGGCGCGGAAGGCTCCGACCCGTCG
It encodes the following:
- the secY gene encoding preprotein translocase subunit SecY gives rise to the protein MASAAEQMAANLSWGALGKATDLRQRIFFTLGLLIVYRLGTYIPVPGIDAEALRKFMESATQGIGGMLQMFTGGALGRMGIFALGIMPYISASIIVQLLTAMVPALDQLKKEGEQGRKKINQYTRYGTVVLATFQAYGLARSLEAGDLAHDPGLFFQAATVVTLVGGTMFLMWLGEQITARGIGNGTSLIIFVGIVAGIPGALAQFFEQGRIGAISAPVIIGVILMVIAVIAFVVFMERALRKIHIQYPRRQVGMKVYDGSSSHLPIKVNPAGVIPAIFASSLLLLPTTISTFSGSQTGPIMSTILAYFGPGQPLYLLFFTAMIVFFAYFYTANVAFKSDDVAENLKNQGGFIPGIRPGAKTVDYLDYVVARVLVVGSAYLAAVCLLPEILRAQLAVPFYFGGTSVLIVVSVTMDTINQIQSHLLAHQYEGLIEKSQLRGKKRGGARKAPTRR